The following proteins are co-located in the Mycolicibacterium goodii genome:
- a CDS encoding diol dehydratase reactivase subunit alpha yields MGLTVVGVDIGNSTTEASAAVIEPDGSVRFLGAALTATTGIKGTPNNVDGVTDAVTRALAAAGIPPADLDVVLLNEATPVISGLAMETITETIITESTMIGHDPRTPGGRGLGVGTTVAFDALAEADSGAEVIVVVPKGVDFEAVAEAINTATRRGVRVTGAILGNDDAVLVVNRLDSRIPVIDEVSRIDAVPLDMLAAVEVAGPGQSIRTLSNAYGLATIFELDAAATKVVSPVARALTGNRSAVVVRTPAGDVADRTIPAGSLELTGERRRASVDVSRGAVEIMAAVERVSPLADVVGESGTNTGGMISNVRQSMADLSHHAAADVHIQDLLAVDTFVPQEVRGGVAGEVALENAVALAAMVRTKESGMRAVAEAVRAGLRDSGAVRTDVEVGGVEAEMAVLGALTTPGTDQPLVVLDLGGGSTDAALIEADGTIDAVHLAGAGDLVTKLIDAELGLDNLELAEDIKRYPLGKAESFFHVRLENGTVQFFEKTLPTTAFARVVALAEHGMTPIPTRHSLDRIRAVRRTAKERVFVVNALRALRAIAPAGDLRQIDFVVLLGGCALDFEIPELIADALAPYGIVCGTGNVRGTEGPRNAVASGLVAAHAKRLGAPVDA; encoded by the coding sequence ATGGGACTTACCGTTGTCGGCGTCGACATCGGTAACTCGACCACCGAGGCCAGCGCCGCGGTGATCGAACCGGACGGATCGGTCCGGTTCCTCGGTGCGGCGCTGACCGCGACGACCGGTATCAAGGGCACTCCCAACAACGTCGACGGTGTGACCGACGCGGTGACGCGTGCGCTCGCGGCGGCGGGAATCCCGCCGGCCGACCTCGATGTCGTGCTGCTCAACGAGGCGACACCGGTGATCAGCGGGCTCGCGATGGAGACCATCACCGAGACCATCATCACCGAGTCGACGATGATCGGGCACGACCCGCGCACCCCAGGGGGACGTGGGCTGGGGGTGGGGACCACCGTCGCGTTCGACGCGTTGGCCGAAGCCGATTCGGGCGCAGAGGTCATCGTGGTCGTCCCCAAAGGCGTCGACTTCGAGGCCGTGGCCGAGGCGATCAACACCGCGACCCGGCGTGGGGTGCGCGTGACCGGCGCAATACTCGGCAACGACGACGCCGTGCTGGTGGTCAACCGGCTCGACAGCAGGATCCCCGTCATCGACGAGGTGTCGCGCATCGACGCCGTTCCGCTCGACATGCTCGCGGCGGTCGAGGTCGCCGGGCCCGGCCAGTCGATCCGCACCCTGTCCAACGCCTACGGCCTGGCCACGATCTTCGAGCTGGACGCCGCGGCCACCAAGGTGGTGTCACCGGTGGCACGCGCCCTGACCGGCAACCGCTCGGCGGTCGTGGTGCGCACCCCGGCCGGCGACGTCGCCGATCGCACCATCCCCGCGGGATCCCTTGAGCTGACCGGAGAACGGAGGAGGGCCAGCGTCGACGTGTCCCGCGGCGCCGTCGAGATCATGGCGGCGGTGGAGCGGGTCAGCCCGCTCGCCGACGTGGTCGGCGAATCCGGCACCAACACCGGTGGGATGATCTCCAACGTGCGCCAGAGCATGGCCGACCTGTCCCACCACGCCGCGGCCGACGTACACATCCAGGACCTGCTTGCCGTCGACACCTTTGTGCCGCAGGAGGTTCGGGGCGGCGTCGCCGGTGAGGTGGCGCTGGAGAACGCCGTCGCGCTCGCGGCCATGGTGCGCACCAAGGAAAGCGGTATGCGCGCGGTGGCCGAGGCGGTGCGCGCCGGCCTGCGCGACTCCGGCGCCGTGCGCACCGACGTGGAGGTCGGCGGTGTGGAGGCCGAGATGGCGGTGCTGGGCGCGCTCACCACACCGGGTACCGACCAACCGCTCGTGGTCCTCGACCTCGGCGGCGGATCCACCGACGCGGCCCTGATCGAGGCCGACGGCACCATCGACGCCGTGCACCTGGCCGGTGCGGGCGACCTGGTGACCAAGCTGATCGACGCCGAACTCGGGTTGGACAACCTGGAGCTGGCCGAGGACATCAAGCGCTACCCGCTCGGCAAGGCCGAGAGCTTCTTCCATGTCCGGTTGGAGAACGGCACCGTGCAGTTCTTCGAAAAGACGCTGCCCACAACGGCTTTCGCCAGGGTTGTCGCGCTCGCCGAGCACGGTATGACCCCGATACCCACCCGGCACTCCCTCGACCGGATCCGGGCCGTGCGCCGCACCGCCAAGGAACGGGTCTTCGTCGTCAACGCGCTGCGGGCCCTGCGGGCCATCGCGCCGGCAGGCGATCTGCGCCAGATCGACTTCGTCGTCCTGCTCGGCGGGTGCGCACTGGACTTCGAGATCCCCGAACTCATCGCCGACGCGCTGGCCCCGTACGGGATCGTCTGCGGCACAGGAAATGTGCGGGGTACCGAGGGGCCGCGCAACGCGGTGGCCTCCGGGCTGGTGGCCGCGCACGCCAAGCGGCTGGGGGCGCCCGTTGACGCGTAG
- a CDS encoding propanediol/glycerol family dehydratase medium subunit — MPNTQAQRTLEFVGDAPAEPGKRTDEVVVAVSPAFADFFSQTIIGLSHADVIREILAGIEEQEVHARCIRVRHSSDLAVLAHTAAKLSGSGIGIGILSRGTSMIHQRDLPRLSSLELFPQSPLMTLETYRSIGSNAAQYAKGESPEPVPTLNDQMARPRWQAKAALLHLKETEQIVKQAKPVEVVPRFSVAEALGT; from the coding sequence ATGCCGAACACGCAGGCACAACGCACGCTCGAGTTCGTCGGTGACGCCCCGGCCGAACCCGGCAAGCGGACCGACGAGGTGGTGGTGGCGGTGTCGCCGGCGTTCGCCGACTTCTTCAGCCAGACCATCATCGGGCTGTCCCACGCCGATGTGATCCGCGAGATCCTCGCAGGCATCGAGGAACAGGAAGTCCACGCGCGGTGTATCCGCGTGCGCCACAGCAGCGATCTGGCCGTGCTCGCCCACACGGCGGCGAAACTGTCCGGGTCGGGCATCGGCATCGGGATCCTGTCGCGCGGCACGTCCATGATCCACCAGCGTGACCTGCCGCGGCTGTCGAGCCTCGAGCTGTTCCCGCAGAGCCCGCTGATGACGCTGGAGACCTACCGGTCCATCGGCTCCAACGCCGCACAGTACGCGAAAGGCGAGTCGCCCGAACCGGTTCCGACGCTCAACGACCAGATGGCCCGGCCGCGCTGGCAGGCCAAGGCGGCGCTGCTGCATCTCAAGGAGACCGAGCAGATCGTAAAGCAGGCCAAGCCCGTCGAGGTGGTACCGCGGTTCAGCGTTGCCGAGGCGCTGGGGACCTGA
- the rplM gene encoding 50S ribosomal protein L13, whose amino-acid sequence MPTYTPKAGDTTRSWYVIDASDVVLGRLASAAATLLRGKHKPTFTPNVDGGDFVIVINADKIAVSGDKLTKKFAYRHSGYPGGLRKRTIGELLEKHPTRVVENAIIGMLPHNKLGRQIQKKLKVYAGPDHPHAAQQPVPYEIKQVAQ is encoded by the coding sequence GTGCCTACTTACACGCCGAAGGCGGGTGACACCACGCGCTCGTGGTACGTCATCGACGCCAGCGACGTGGTGCTCGGCCGGCTCGCCTCCGCAGCGGCAACGCTGCTGCGTGGCAAGCACAAGCCGACATTCACGCCCAACGTTGACGGTGGCGACTTCGTCATCGTGATCAACGCCGACAAGATCGCCGTCAGCGGCGACAAGCTCACCAAGAAGTTCGCTTACCGCCACTCGGGTTACCCGGGCGGCCTCCGCAAGCGCACCATCGGTGAGCTGCTGGAGAAGCACCCGACCCGCGTCGTCGAGAACGCGATCATCGGCATGCTTCCGCACAACAAGCTCGGCCGTCAGATCCAGAAGAAGCTGAAGGTGTACGCGGGTCCCGATCATCCGCACGCCGCGCAGCAGCCGGTTCCGTACGAGATCAAGCAGGTGGCCCAGTGA
- the eutC gene encoding ethanolamine ammonia-lyase subunit EutC — protein sequence MTVSNDVAVQQFWDELRKTTQARIGLGRAGNSLPTHQVLELAAAHAAARDAVHVPLDVEALAAQVREVGIGEPIVVTSRAASRDEYLRRPDLGRLPAEGTAVPEAGADIGFVLADGLSPTGLNHHGAALLSALVEQLRDRHTLAPPIIATQARVGLGDHIGAQARVRTLLVIIGERPGLSVADSLGIYLTHLPRPGRTDADRNCISNVHPPDGLGYAEAARVVATLVDGAVALGRSGVDLKDTSRDAALGPLSPHELP from the coding sequence GTGACCGTATCGAACGACGTTGCCGTGCAGCAGTTCTGGGATGAGCTGCGCAAGACCACGCAGGCGCGGATCGGCTTGGGCCGGGCCGGCAACTCGCTGCCCACCCATCAGGTGCTCGAGCTCGCCGCGGCCCATGCCGCCGCGCGCGACGCCGTGCACGTCCCCCTCGACGTGGAGGCGTTGGCGGCCCAGGTGCGCGAGGTCGGCATCGGTGAGCCGATCGTGGTGACCAGCCGCGCCGCCTCGCGCGACGAATATCTGCGCCGCCCCGATCTGGGCCGCCTGCCCGCCGAGGGCACCGCGGTCCCCGAGGCCGGCGCCGACATCGGCTTCGTCCTGGCCGACGGCCTGTCGCCGACGGGTCTGAACCACCATGGCGCGGCACTGTTGTCGGCGTTGGTGGAGCAACTGCGGGACCGGCACACGCTCGCCCCGCCGATCATCGCCACCCAGGCCCGCGTCGGCCTCGGCGACCACATCGGCGCGCAGGCCCGGGTACGCACCCTGCTGGTGATCATCGGTGAACGGCCCGGGCTCAGCGTCGCCGACAGCCTCGGCATCTATCTGACCCATCTGCCGCGGCCCGGCCGCACCGACGCCGACCGCAACTGCATCTCCAACGTCCACCCGCCGGACGGGCTGGGATACGCCGAGGCGGCGCGGGTGGTGGCGACGCTGGTCGACGGTGCCGTCGCGCTCGGCCGCTCCGGCGTCGACCTCAAGGACACCTCACGCGACGCTGCACTCGGCCCGCTCAGCCCACACGAGCTGCCCTAG
- a CDS encoding ethanolamine ammonia-lyase subunit EutB, with protein MKYRQQVSGVTYTFDGLVEVMAKATPLRSGDQLAGCAAEHDGERAAAAWVLADLPLETFLNEELVPYDTDEVTRLIMDTHDRQAFSAVSHLTVGGFRDWLLDVAAEDNSADRLAAVASGLTPEMVAAVSKIMRNQDLIAVSAAAQVTSALRTTIGVPGTMATRLQPNHPTDDPRGIAAAVLDGLLLGCGDAVIGINPATDSPQATADLLYLLDGIRTRYDIPAQSCVLSHITTTIGLIEAGAPVDLVFQSIAGTEGANTAFGVNLQLLREGNEAARSLNRGTVGNNVMYLETGQGSALSSGAHLGVGGKPVDQQTLEARAYAVARDLSPLLVNTVVGFIGPEYLYDGKQIIRAGLEDHFCGKLLGLPMGVDVCYTNHAEADQNDMDNLLMLLAAAGVAFVITVPGADDVMLGYQSLSFHDVLVARRTLGLRPAPEFEAWLRKVGMVDDAGRLTPFDVSRSPLRELTVAEAS; from the coding sequence GTGAAATACCGGCAGCAGGTCTCGGGAGTCACCTACACCTTCGACGGTCTCGTCGAGGTGATGGCGAAGGCCACGCCATTGCGATCCGGCGATCAACTCGCCGGATGCGCGGCCGAGCACGACGGCGAACGCGCCGCGGCCGCATGGGTACTCGCCGACCTGCCACTGGAGACGTTCCTCAACGAGGAACTGGTGCCGTACGACACCGACGAGGTGACCCGGCTGATCATGGACACCCATGACCGCCAAGCATTTTCGGCGGTGTCGCACCTCACCGTCGGCGGATTCCGGGACTGGCTGCTCGACGTGGCGGCCGAGGACAACAGTGCCGACCGGTTGGCCGCCGTCGCATCGGGACTCACCCCGGAGATGGTGGCGGCGGTCAGCAAGATCATGCGCAACCAGGATCTGATCGCGGTGTCCGCGGCGGCGCAGGTGACCTCGGCGCTGCGCACCACGATCGGCGTCCCGGGCACAATGGCCACCCGGCTGCAGCCCAACCACCCGACCGACGATCCGCGGGGTATCGCCGCGGCCGTCCTCGACGGGCTGCTGCTGGGGTGCGGCGATGCCGTCATCGGCATCAACCCGGCCACCGACTCGCCGCAGGCCACCGCCGACCTGCTGTACCTGCTCGACGGCATCCGCACCCGCTACGACATCCCCGCGCAGTCATGCGTGCTGTCGCACATCACCACCACGATCGGGCTCATCGAGGCCGGGGCCCCGGTCGATCTGGTGTTCCAGTCGATCGCGGGCACCGAAGGCGCCAACACGGCGTTCGGCGTCAACCTGCAACTGCTGCGGGAAGGCAACGAGGCCGCGCGCTCGCTCAACCGCGGCACCGTGGGCAACAACGTCATGTACCTGGAGACCGGGCAGGGCTCGGCGCTCAGTTCAGGGGCCCATCTGGGCGTGGGCGGCAAACCCGTCGACCAGCAGACCCTGGAGGCCCGCGCCTACGCCGTGGCCCGCGACCTGTCACCGCTGCTGGTGAACACCGTGGTCGGCTTCATCGGGCCGGAGTACCTGTACGACGGCAAGCAGATCATCCGCGCCGGCCTGGAAGACCACTTCTGCGGCAAGCTTCTCGGGCTGCCGATGGGCGTCGACGTCTGCTACACCAACCACGCCGAGGCCGATCAGAACGACATGGACAACCTGCTGATGCTGCTGGCCGCGGCGGGGGTGGCGTTCGTGATCACCGTTCCCGGTGCCGACGACGTCATGCTCGGCTACCAGAGCCTGTCGTTCCACGACGTGCTCGTCGCGCGGCGCACCCTGGGCCTGCGTCCCGCCCCCGAGTTCGAGGCGTGGCTGCGCAAGGTCGGCATGGTCGACGACGCGGGTCGGCTCACCCCGTTCGACGTCTCGCGCTCCCCGCTGCGCGAGCTGACCGTGGCGGAGGCGTCGTGA
- the eat gene encoding ethanolamine permease, whose product MAGVEEHLESADYLQKRQLKSGTAGWVLLAGLGVSYVISGDYSGWNFGLEQGGFGGLAIAAVIIAGMYLALVLGMAELSSALPAAGGGYTFARRALGPWGGFATGTAILIEYAIAPAAIATFIGAYVESLGLFGITAGWWVYLAAFAIFIGIHLAGVGEALKVMFVITAIAMVGLVVFALAAIGQFDLANLTNIAPDTTAAGASAFLPHGYLGIWAAIPFAIWFFLAIEGVPLAAEETVNPERNVPRGIIAGMGVLLVTCVVVLFLTTGAGGAEEMSTSGNPLVEALGDGTAAKVVNYIGLAGLIASFFSIIYAYSRQLFALSRAGYLPRSLSVTNKRKAPTLALVIPGIIGFVLSLTGQGDLLLNMAVFGAALSYVLMMISHITLRVREPNMPRPYRTPGGAVTTGFALVVACFAVIATFLVNPIAAGLCLLVFAGFMLYFAVYSRHRLVANSPDEEFAMLAEAENELK is encoded by the coding sequence ATGGCGGGTGTGGAAGAACACCTGGAAAGCGCAGATTACCTGCAGAAGCGCCAGCTCAAGTCGGGCACCGCGGGGTGGGTGCTGCTCGCCGGACTGGGCGTCAGTTACGTCATCTCGGGCGACTACTCAGGGTGGAACTTCGGCCTCGAACAGGGCGGCTTCGGCGGCCTGGCGATCGCGGCCGTCATCATCGCCGGCATGTACCTGGCCCTCGTCCTGGGCATGGCCGAACTGTCTTCGGCGCTGCCCGCGGCGGGCGGCGGCTACACGTTCGCCCGCCGGGCCCTCGGCCCGTGGGGCGGGTTCGCGACCGGCACCGCGATCCTCATCGAATACGCCATCGCACCGGCGGCCATCGCGACCTTCATCGGCGCCTACGTCGAGTCACTCGGCCTGTTCGGCATCACCGCCGGGTGGTGGGTCTACCTCGCGGCCTTCGCGATCTTCATCGGCATCCACCTCGCCGGTGTGGGTGAGGCCCTCAAGGTGATGTTCGTGATCACCGCGATCGCCATGGTGGGCCTGGTGGTGTTCGCCCTCGCCGCGATCGGCCAGTTCGACCTCGCCAACCTCACCAACATCGCGCCCGACACCACCGCCGCGGGTGCGTCGGCCTTCCTGCCGCACGGCTACCTCGGCATCTGGGCCGCGATCCCGTTCGCGATCTGGTTCTTCCTGGCGATCGAGGGCGTGCCGCTGGCCGCCGAGGAGACCGTCAACCCGGAGCGCAACGTGCCCCGCGGCATCATCGCCGGCATGGGTGTCCTGCTGGTCACCTGCGTCGTGGTGCTGTTCCTGACCACGGGAGCCGGTGGGGCAGAAGAGATGTCGACGTCGGGCAACCCGCTCGTCGAGGCGCTCGGCGACGGCACCGCGGCCAAGGTCGTCAACTACATCGGCCTCGCGGGGCTGATTGCGAGCTTCTTCTCGATCATCTACGCCTACTCGCGGCAGCTGTTCGCGCTGTCGCGCGCCGGCTACCTGCCGCGGTCGCTCTCGGTGACCAACAAGCGCAAGGCTCCCACACTGGCGCTGGTGATCCCCGGCATCATCGGGTTCGTGCTGTCGCTGACCGGCCAGGGCGACCTGCTGCTCAACATGGCGGTGTTCGGTGCCGCACTGAGCTACGTGCTGATGATGATCAGCCACATCACGCTGCGGGTCCGCGAACCCAACATGCCGCGGCCGTACCGCACCCCTGGCGGCGCCGTCACCACCGGCTTCGCGCTCGTCGTCGCGTGCTTCGCGGTCATCGCGACGTTCCTGGTGAACCCGATCGCGGCGGGTCTGTGCCTGCTGGTGTTCGCCGGGTTCATGCTCTATTTCGCGGTCTACAGTCGCCACCGCCTGGTGGCCAACTCGCCCGATGAAGAATTCGCCATGCTGGCAGAAGCGGAGAACGAACTGAAGTGA
- the rpsI gene encoding 30S ribosomal protein S9 has product MTDVTETEVVTESAEPREPVIIDRPIQTVGRRKEAVVRVRLVPGTGQFNLDGRTLENYFPNKVHQQLIKAPLVTVDRVDQFDIYAHLDGGGPSGQAGALRLAIARALILVQPEDRPALKKAGFLTRDPRAIERKKYGLKKARKAPQYSKR; this is encoded by the coding sequence GTGACCGATGTGACCGAAACCGAGGTGGTGACCGAGAGCGCCGAGCCGCGCGAGCCGGTCATCATCGACCGTCCGATCCAGACCGTCGGTCGCCGCAAGGAGGCCGTGGTCCGCGTGCGTCTGGTGCCCGGCACCGGCCAGTTCAACCTGGATGGCCGCACGCTGGAGAACTACTTCCCGAACAAGGTGCACCAGCAGCTCATCAAGGCTCCGCTGGTGACCGTCGATCGGGTGGATCAGTTCGACATCTACGCCCACCTCGATGGTGGCGGCCCGTCCGGCCAGGCCGGCGCGCTGCGCCTGGCGATCGCCCGTGCCCTGATCCTGGTGCAGCCGGAGGACCGGCCCGCACTGAAGAAGGCCGGGTTCCTCACCCGTGACCCGCGGGCCATCGAGCGCAAGAAGTACGGCCTCAAGAAGGCCCGCAAGGCTCCTCAGTACAGCAAGCGCTGA
- a CDS encoding glycerol dehydratase reactivase beta/small subunit family protein encodes MTRSAGQPEPPVIMVFAQVGAPDAVTRDVLAGMEEEGVPYTLETVADSGSAPELARQAAMRSPLQVGVGMGASGVVCVHHNMLVDPLPELSSAGPADRDTARMLGHNAARIVVGLPLKPD; translated from the coding sequence TTGACGCGTAGCGCCGGGCAGCCCGAACCGCCGGTCATCATGGTGTTCGCACAGGTCGGGGCGCCGGACGCGGTCACCCGCGACGTGCTCGCCGGGATGGAGGAGGAAGGCGTCCCGTACACCCTCGAGACGGTCGCCGACAGTGGGTCCGCACCGGAGTTGGCGCGTCAGGCGGCCATGCGCTCACCCCTTCAGGTGGGGGTGGGCATGGGCGCCTCCGGTGTGGTCTGCGTGCACCACAACATGTTGGTAGATCCCTTGCCGGAGTTGAGTTCTGCGGGTCCTGCCGACCGGGACACCGCACGCATGCTCGGCCACAACGCCGCGCGCATCGTCGTCGGTTTGCCACTCAAACCCGATTGA